A genomic window from Candidatus Deferrimicrobium borealis includes:
- a CDS encoding 30S ribosomal protein S1 — protein sequence MDNNKPDPTDPPGEMDPESPPSGAPPGDEDFARMFAASLQSTGEGQVIHGRVIKVLKDFVAVDINKKSEGMLPLEDIPEEERGGLNPGDPIEVMTEGYDTSLGAIRLSRSKVMKIRVWDDLQKAFDDGTPVQGTIVAKVKGGYTVDIGVKAFLPGSQVDLRPVRDTDPVIGISGKVKILKFSRKKANVVVSRRAFMEEEREVQRSGLLDHIKEGDVVEARVKNITDYGVFMDLGGLDGLMHVTDMSYGKVGHPSDLCKVGEVYKVRVIRFDRERGRISLGLKQTKSDPWLDLDAKYQPGMRVHGKVTNTTKYGAFIEIEEGVEGLLHISEMSWSKRLKDPSEVMKAGAEVEVVVLKVDKANKKISLGYRQLLSNPWDELRARHPEGSILEGVVKNVADFGVFVDVGEEIDGLVHVSDLSWNARVKNPSELFKKGDSVRAKVLKIDPEAQKFSLGIKQLAEDPWAGVEKRFKKGDTVTGKVTRVADFGAFVEIADGVEGLVHVSEISREKIENPAAVLKVGDEVGAVVLGVDRSNKKVSLSIRGHADDLDRKNMESYLGKQADAPNENIGALGEALLAKFKANGEQNS from the coding sequence ATGGACAACAACAAACCCGACCCGACGGACCCTCCCGGAGAGATGGACCCGGAATCCCCCCCCTCCGGTGCGCCGCCCGGGGACGAGGATTTCGCACGGATGTTCGCGGCCAGCCTCCAGTCCACCGGGGAAGGGCAGGTCATCCACGGCAGGGTCATCAAGGTACTGAAGGATTTCGTCGCCGTCGACATCAACAAGAAATCCGAGGGGATGCTTCCGCTCGAGGACATCCCGGAGGAGGAGCGCGGCGGGCTGAACCCGGGCGACCCGATCGAGGTGATGACCGAGGGGTACGACACCTCCCTCGGCGCCATCCGCCTCTCCCGTTCGAAGGTGATGAAGATCCGGGTGTGGGACGACCTGCAGAAAGCGTTCGACGACGGCACGCCGGTCCAGGGGACGATCGTCGCGAAGGTCAAGGGCGGCTACACCGTGGACATCGGGGTGAAGGCGTTCCTCCCCGGCAGCCAGGTGGACCTCCGGCCGGTGCGGGACACCGACCCGGTGATCGGCATCTCCGGGAAGGTCAAGATCCTCAAGTTCTCCCGCAAGAAGGCGAACGTGGTCGTCTCCCGCCGCGCGTTCATGGAGGAGGAGCGCGAGGTCCAGCGTTCCGGGCTCCTCGACCACATCAAGGAGGGGGACGTCGTCGAGGCGCGGGTCAAAAATATCACCGATTACGGCGTCTTCATGGATCTCGGGGGGCTCGACGGCCTGATGCACGTGACCGACATGAGCTACGGGAAAGTGGGGCACCCCTCCGACCTGTGCAAGGTGGGCGAGGTGTACAAGGTAAGGGTCATCCGCTTCGACCGCGAGCGCGGCCGGATCTCCCTGGGCCTCAAGCAGACGAAATCGGATCCGTGGCTCGATCTCGACGCGAAGTACCAGCCGGGGATGCGCGTCCACGGAAAGGTCACCAACACCACGAAGTACGGCGCGTTCATCGAGATCGAGGAGGGGGTGGAGGGGTTGCTCCACATCTCCGAGATGTCGTGGAGCAAGCGGCTGAAGGACCCGTCCGAGGTGATGAAAGCGGGCGCCGAGGTCGAGGTGGTGGTCCTCAAGGTCGACAAGGCGAACAAGAAGATCTCCCTCGGGTACCGGCAGCTCCTTTCGAACCCGTGGGACGAGCTCCGCGCGCGGCACCCCGAAGGCTCGATCCTCGAGGGCGTGGTGAAAAACGTGGCCGACTTCGGCGTCTTCGTGGACGTCGGCGAGGAGATCGACGGCCTGGTCCACGTCTCCGACCTTTCCTGGAACGCGCGGGTGAAGAACCCTTCCGAGCTGTTCAAGAAGGGGGATTCCGTCCGGGCCAAGGTCCTCAAGATCGACCCCGAGGCGCAGAAATTCTCCCTCGGCATCAAGCAGCTCGCGGAGGACCCGTGGGCGGGGGTCGAGAAACGGTTCAAGAAGGGCGACACCGTCACGGGGAAGGTGACCCGCGTGGCCGACTTCGGGGCGTTCGTCGAGATCGCCGACGGGGTCGAGGGGCTGGTCCACGTCTCCGAGATCTCCCGGGAGAAGATCGAAAACCCGGCCGCGGTGCTCAAAGTCGGCGACGAGGTCGGCGCGGTCGTTCTCGGCGTGGACCGGTCGAACAAGAAAGTCTCCCTCAGCATCCGCGGACACGCCGACGACCTCGATCGGAAGAACATGGAATCGTACCTCGGGAAACAGGCCGACGCCCCGAACGAGAACATCGGGGCCCTGGGCGAAGCGCTCCTGGCCAAGTTCAAGGCCAACGGGGAGCAGAATTCCTGA
- a CDS encoding transposase, whose protein sequence is MRLVRMYLNGQASLHGLAREHEISRNLIRLWVDKFEKGELSEELEENAKIPEYEAKIAALERKIGQLTMEDWAGFVAPPSP, encoded by the coding sequence TTGCGTCTCGTTCGGATGTACCTGAATGGCCAGGCAAGTCTTCATGGTTTGGCCCGGGAGCACGAAATCTCCCGGAACCTGATCCGCCTCTGGGTAGACAAGTTTGAAAAAGGAGAGCTGTCCGAGGAACTCGAAGAGAACGCGAAGATTCCGGAGTATGAGGCAAAAATCGCTGCTCTGGAACGAAAGATCGGCCAGTTGACCATGGAGGACTGGGCGGGGTTTGTTGCCCCGCCCAGTCCTTAG
- a CDS encoding phage integrase SAM-like domain-containing protein, translated as MKEITRTEIKEFAHGKIRQGLSNGSVRVLITILSSIFNHAREDGIVSANPTEIPGKYLKTPPKEKADFLTPKEYDALLTDARKHNPRLYPLLLTGLRTGLRQGELLALQWQDID; from the coding sequence ATGAAGGAAATCACCCGGACGGAGATCAAGGAGTTTGCCCACGGGAAGATCCGGCAGGGACTTTCCAACGGATCGGTGCGAGTGCTTATAACCATCCTGTCATCCATTTTCAACCATGCGCGGGAGGATGGCATTGTAAGCGCAAACCCCACCGAGATCCCCGGAAAGTATCTTAAGACTCCTCCGAAGGAAAAAGCGGACTTCCTGACACCCAAGGAGTATGACGCCTTGCTGACCGACGCCAGGAAGCACAACCCGCGACTCTATCCCCTACTCCTCACGGGGTTGCGTACCGGATTGCGGCAGGGGGAACTACTCGCCCTCCAATGGCAGGACATTGACTGA
- a CDS encoding tyrosine-type recombinase/integrase — MSDELKEALTRHKRTLAAEALSSGVTMAEWVFPNEEGKPIWAPNLRKRFDTCLRKAGLRRVPVHALRHSFASALIALGEPLAYVQ, encoded by the coding sequence ATGAGCGACGAATTAAAGGAAGCCCTCACCCGCCACAAGCGGACGCTGGCGGCGGAAGCCCTCTCCTCCGGCGTAACGATGGCGGAATGGGTATTCCCCAACGAGGAAGGCAAGCCGATTTGGGCGCCGAACCTCCGCAAGCGGTTCGACACCTGTTTAAGAAAGGCCGGGTTGCGGAGGGTTCCAGTCCATGCCTTGCGGCACTCCTTCGCCTCCGCGCTGATCGCCCTGGGGGAACCGTTGGCATACGTCCAATAG
- the ispH gene encoding 4-hydroxy-3-methylbut-2-enyl diphosphate reductase, with the protein MRKVLIAKSAGFCFGVKRAIAIADETAGEREAGDGKEVPIQSLGPIIHNPQAVERLQEKGVRVVDTVDEITCGEVIIRSHGVTRSDRAALEGKGVRIVDATCPFVTKAQEHARTLSRDGYAVVVVGDPNHPEVKSIISYIEKGVSVFTSIAEFSAAKGVRKAGIVAQTTQSFDNLMTFVAAAMKRFPEVRVFNTICNATALRQQESTGLAGMADVMFVLGGYNSANTRRLSEICKAINPRTHHIETGGELTPSMVEGASVVGVTAGASTPQWIIDGFLERLKELWKCDEIEVSFYR; encoded by the coding sequence ATGAGGAAAGTCCTGATCGCCAAGAGCGCGGGCTTCTGCTTCGGCGTGAAGCGCGCCATCGCGATCGCCGACGAGACGGCCGGGGAGCGGGAGGCGGGGGACGGGAAGGAAGTCCCGATCCAGTCGCTCGGCCCGATCATCCACAACCCGCAGGCGGTGGAGCGGCTTCAGGAGAAGGGCGTGCGCGTCGTCGACACGGTGGACGAGATCACCTGCGGGGAGGTGATCATCCGCTCCCACGGGGTGACCCGCTCCGACCGGGCGGCGCTGGAGGGGAAAGGGGTCCGGATCGTCGACGCCACCTGCCCCTTCGTGACGAAGGCCCAGGAGCACGCCAGGACATTGAGCCGGGACGGGTACGCGGTCGTCGTCGTGGGGGACCCGAACCACCCGGAAGTGAAAAGCATCATCAGTTACATCGAAAAGGGCGTTTCCGTCTTCACCTCGATCGCGGAATTCTCGGCCGCGAAAGGGGTGCGCAAGGCGGGGATCGTTGCCCAGACGACGCAGTCGTTCGATAACCTCATGACGTTCGTCGCCGCCGCGATGAAGCGGTTCCCCGAAGTCCGGGTCTTCAACACGATCTGCAACGCCACCGCCCTTCGGCAGCAGGAGTCGACCGGCCTCGCGGGAATGGCCGACGTGATGTTCGTCCTCGGCGGGTACAACAGCGCGAATACGCGCCGCCTGTCGGAGATCTGCAAGGCGATCAACCCCCGGACCCACCACATCGAGACGGGGGGGGAGTTGACGCCCTCGATGGTCGAGGGAGCGTCGGTGGTCGGGGTGACCGCCGGGGCGTCGACCCCCCAGTGGATCATCGACGGGTTCCTCGAGCGGCTGAAGGAGCTGTGGAAGTGCGACGAAATTGAGGTATCCTTTTACCGGTAA
- the cmk gene encoding (d)CMP kinase: protein MRSRPVVTIDGPSGSGKTTVSKRLAEAAGMVRVDTGAMYRAVALAARSVGVPWDDPVRLGGVARELDLSFRTVAGAPRVFLSGEDVSDAIREPEMSMGASAVSVHAPVRDSLVAKQREMGRDGGVVLEGRDIGTVVFPDAEAKFFLDAAAAVRARRRQLQISPPGAQSFEEVLRDVLRRDVQDSTRAHSPLRVADGAVYIDSTTMTVDEVVGEMLRLLPGVPR, encoded by the coding sequence ATGAGGAGCCGTCCGGTCGTCACCATCGACGGGCCCTCGGGGTCGGGGAAGACCACGGTGTCGAAACGGCTGGCGGAGGCCGCCGGGATGGTCCGCGTCGACACGGGCGCGATGTACCGGGCGGTCGCGCTGGCGGCCCGAAGCGTAGGAGTCCCCTGGGACGACCCGGTTCGTCTCGGAGGGGTGGCCCGGGAGCTGGATCTTTCGTTCCGCACCGTCGCGGGGGCGCCGCGCGTCTTCCTGTCGGGAGAGGACGTAAGCGATGCGATCCGCGAGCCGGAGATGAGCATGGGGGCCTCCGCGGTCTCGGTCCACGCCCCGGTCCGTGATTCGCTGGTCGCGAAACAGCGGGAGATGGGGCGGGACGGGGGCGTCGTCCTCGAGGGGCGGGACATCGGCACGGTCGTCTTCCCCGACGCGGAGGCGAAGTTCTTCCTCGACGCCGCGGCCGCCGTGCGTGCCCGGCGGCGTCAGCTCCAGATTTCCCCCCCCGGCGCCCAGTCGTTCGAGGAGGTCCTGCGCGACGTCCTGCGGCGCGACGTGCAGGACAGCACGCGGGCGCACTCTCCCCTGCGGGTGGCCGACGGCGCGGTGTACATCGACTCGACGACGATGACGGTCGACGAGGTGGTGGGGGAGATGCTCCGCCTCCTCCCCGGGGTCCCGCGGTGA
- the aroA gene encoding 3-phosphoshikimate 1-carboxyvinyltransferase, whose translation MSGKTVVRGEISVPGDKSISHRAVMFSALATGVSRVSGFLHAADTLSTTGMMRALGARIEDVSPAGLRIEGRGLRGLVEPADVIDAGNSGTTIRIGSGILAAQPFLSVITGDRYLRRRPMGRVIDPLTRMGASILGRDGNRLPPLCIRGGALRGIRYEMPVASAQVKSSLLLAGLYADSPVTVVEPMRSRDHTERMLAAMGARVVRDGNAVTVAPCDRLDPLVMTIPGDLSSAAFFLVLAAVTPGSSLVIRGVGVNPFRTGILDVLRGMGADIRQAGERVEGGEPVADLVVRGAELVAARVGPDAVPGLIDEVPILCVAATFAAGRTEIRGAEELRVKESDRIASMVDCLSSLGIPCGEYPDGLWVEGPAEVVPAGPCDSRGDHRIAMSLRILGAAAKVPVEVTDVQCIDTSFPGFQPLLDGLTR comes from the coding sequence ATGAGCGGGAAAACGGTCGTCCGCGGGGAGATTTCCGTGCCCGGCGACAAGTCGATCAGCCACCGGGCCGTGATGTTTTCCGCCCTCGCGACGGGGGTGAGCCGCGTCAGCGGGTTCCTCCACGCGGCGGATACGCTGTCGACAACCGGAATGATGCGCGCCCTCGGCGCGCGGATCGAGGACGTTTCGCCTGCCGGGCTGCGGATCGAGGGACGGGGGCTCCGCGGCCTGGTCGAACCCGCCGACGTGATCGACGCCGGAAACTCGGGCACGACGATCCGGATCGGGTCGGGGATCCTCGCCGCCCAGCCGTTCCTCTCGGTGATCACGGGCGATCGGTACCTCCGCCGCCGCCCGATGGGCCGCGTGATCGATCCCCTGACACGGATGGGAGCGTCGATCCTCGGGCGGGACGGGAACCGGCTCCCGCCCCTGTGCATCCGCGGAGGGGCGCTCCGGGGGATCCGGTACGAAATGCCGGTGGCTTCCGCGCAGGTGAAGTCGTCCCTGCTGCTCGCCGGGCTGTACGCCGACTCCCCGGTCACGGTGGTGGAGCCGATGCGGTCGCGGGACCACACCGAGCGGATGCTGGCGGCGATGGGGGCCAGGGTCGTCCGGGACGGCAACGCGGTCACCGTGGCCCCGTGCGATCGCCTCGATCCGCTGGTGATGACGATCCCGGGCGACCTCTCCTCGGCCGCCTTCTTCCTCGTCCTCGCCGCCGTGACCCCGGGCTCGTCGCTCGTTATCCGGGGCGTGGGGGTGAACCCGTTCCGGACGGGAATCCTCGACGTGCTCCGCGGGATGGGGGCCGACATCCGCCAGGCCGGGGAGCGGGTCGAGGGGGGGGAGCCGGTGGCGGACCTCGTCGTTCGGGGCGCGGAGCTCGTGGCAGCGCGCGTGGGTCCGGATGCGGTTCCCGGCCTGATCGACGAAGTCCCGATCCTGTGCGTCGCGGCGACGTTCGCCGCAGGCCGCACGGAGATCCGCGGCGCGGAAGAGCTTCGCGTCAAGGAGTCGGACCGGATCGCGTCGATGGTCGACTGCCTCTCTTCGCTTGGGATTCCTTGCGGGGAATACCCGGACGGTCTCTGGGTGGAGGGACCGGCCGAGGTGGTCCCCGCCGGTCCGTGCGACAGCCGGGGGGACCACCGGATCGCGATGTCGCTGCGGATTCTCGGGGCGGCGGCGAAGGTTCCGGTCGAGGTGACGGACGTGCAGTGCATCGACACCTCCTTCCCGGGATTTCAACCGTTGCTGGACGGGTTGACGCGATGA
- a CDS encoding prephenate dehydrogenase has product MARERIGILGLGLIGGSLALALKGKRGAPEVWGCDRRKGTVRQALAAGAIARGCTEAQLSACDVVIACVPVRCAVEAIRRIGPRMRPGTVLTDAGSVKSGIVREGERAAARGAFFVGGHPIAGTEASGFSAADPGLFRGRSFVVTPTARTDAGAILRVERIWKRAGSAVLLRMDPKVHDHVFAYVSHLPHAVAYALVHSVATLPSRVPLGYSAGGFRDFTRIASSNPEMWKDIVLENRAEVLRALSHYRRNLALLERRIAAGDADGLLEYFGRAKRTRDGLLSS; this is encoded by the coding sequence GTGGCGCGGGAACGGATAGGCATCCTCGGCCTCGGGCTGATCGGCGGGTCCCTGGCGCTGGCCCTGAAGGGGAAACGCGGCGCCCCCGAGGTGTGGGGGTGCGACCGAAGGAAGGGGACCGTCCGCCAGGCGCTTGCCGCCGGCGCGATCGCGCGCGGCTGCACCGAGGCGCAGCTTTCCGCGTGCGACGTGGTGATCGCGTGCGTCCCGGTCCGTTGCGCCGTCGAGGCGATCCGGCGGATCGGCCCGCGGATGCGGCCGGGGACGGTTCTCACGGACGCGGGGAGCGTGAAATCCGGGATCGTCCGGGAAGGGGAGCGCGCCGCGGCGCGGGGCGCCTTCTTCGTCGGCGGCCACCCGATCGCGGGGACGGAAGCGTCGGGGTTCTCCGCCGCCGACCCGGGCCTTTTCCGGGGGCGCTCGTTCGTCGTCACCCCCACCGCCCGGACCGACGCGGGCGCCATTCTCCGCGTGGAGCGGATCTGGAAACGCGCCGGCTCCGCGGTCCTGCTCCGGATGGATCCGAAGGTCCACGACCACGTCTTCGCCTACGTCTCCCATCTTCCGCACGCGGTGGCGTACGCCCTCGTCCACTCGGTCGCGACCCTGCCTTCCAGGGTCCCGCTCGGCTACTCCGCGGGGGGATTCCGGGATTTTACCCGGATCGCGTCGAGCAACCCGGAAATGTGGAAGGACATCGTGCTCGAGAACCGTGCCGAGGTCCTTCGGGCGCTCTCCCACTATCGCCGGAACCTCGCCCTCCTCGAACGCCGGATCGCCGCGGGCGACGCGGACGGACTCCTCGAATATTTCGGGCGCGCGAAGCGGACGCGGGACGGGCTGCTCTCGTCATGA
- the aroF gene encoding 3-deoxy-7-phosphoheptulonate synthase: protein MIIVLRAGATEEDVRQIEDTIKGKGLTAHISRGVERTIIGAIGDERNLDPDAFEGLPVVEKVLRILVPYKLVSREFRKENTVVTVNGKTVGGKALALFAGPCSVEGRDMMVGLGERVASAGATFLRGGAFKPRTSPYAFQGLGEEGLKYLAEARDRTGLPVATELMDPRDIDLVARYADVIQIGARNMQNFRLLTEVGKLDKPVILKRGMSATIQEWLMSAEYIASEGNQKIILCERGIRTYETATRNTFDVSSIPVVKSLSHLPVIADPSHAAGKMALVEPLAAAAIAAGADGLMIEVHHQPEKALSDGPQSLRPDAFLQMIGRLRKVAEAVGRSL, encoded by the coding sequence ATGATCATCGTACTGCGCGCCGGCGCCACGGAAGAGGACGTCCGGCAGATCGAGGACACGATCAAGGGGAAGGGGCTGACCGCGCACATCTCGCGCGGGGTGGAGCGCACGATCATCGGGGCGATCGGCGACGAGCGGAATCTCGATCCGGACGCGTTCGAGGGATTGCCGGTCGTAGAGAAAGTGCTCCGGATCCTCGTCCCGTACAAGCTCGTCAGCCGGGAGTTCCGGAAAGAGAACACCGTCGTCACGGTGAACGGGAAAACGGTGGGGGGGAAGGCCCTCGCCCTGTTCGCCGGTCCCTGCTCCGTCGAAGGGCGGGACATGATGGTGGGGCTCGGGGAGCGCGTCGCCTCCGCGGGGGCCACGTTCCTGCGCGGCGGCGCGTTCAAGCCGCGCACCTCCCCGTACGCCTTCCAGGGATTGGGGGAGGAAGGGTTGAAATACCTCGCGGAGGCCCGCGACCGGACCGGGCTCCCCGTGGCCACCGAGCTCATGGACCCGCGGGACATCGACCTCGTGGCGCGGTACGCCGACGTCATCCAGATCGGGGCGCGGAACATGCAGAACTTCCGCCTTCTCACGGAGGTCGGGAAGCTCGACAAGCCGGTGATCCTCAAGCGCGGGATGAGCGCGACGATCCAGGAGTGGCTCATGTCGGCGGAGTACATCGCCTCCGAGGGGAACCAGAAGATCATCCTGTGCGAGCGCGGGATCCGCACCTACGAGACGGCCACCCGGAACACCTTCGACGTCTCCTCGATCCCGGTGGTCAAGTCCCTCTCCCACCTTCCCGTGATCGCCGACCCCAGCCACGCCGCCGGGAAGATGGCGCTGGTGGAGCCGCTCGCCGCGGCCGCGATCGCCGCGGGGGCGGACGGCCTGATGATCGAGGTCCACCACCAGCCGGAGAAGGCGCTCTCCGACGGTCCCCAGTCGCTGCGTCCGGACGCGTTCCTGCAGATGATCGGGCGGCTGCGGAAGGTGGCCGAGGCGGTGGGGAGGTCGCTGTAG
- the pheA gene encoding prephenate dehydratase produces the protein MTQDRLKELRVEIDAIDDRILELLNRRAKAAIEVGSIKKDRDLNLYVPEREVEILRRLTSVNQGPFPNDGLKAIYREVISASLSLEKPLSVAFLGPKATFTHLACLKHFGESAEYVPQINLSGVFDAVNRNAADFGVVPIENSSEGVVSNTLDMFVDYNLLICGEILVEVAHDLLNVTGDIDHVKKVYSHPHAIAQCRGWLERNLREVPVFDVESTARAAELAADDPAAAAIAGEAASKIYGLTAIRKRIQDNMNNFTRFIILGKQASVPTGDDKTSILFSGRDEVGALYLMLQPFAKHNVNLTKIESRPVKTKAWEYLFFLDMSGHLADPPVAQALEDLKERAQYIKILGSYPRAF, from the coding sequence TTGACGCAGGACCGCCTGAAGGAGCTCCGCGTCGAAATCGACGCCATCGACGACCGGATCCTCGAGCTGCTGAACCGCCGGGCGAAGGCGGCCATCGAGGTCGGGTCGATCAAGAAGGATCGCGACCTCAACCTCTACGTCCCCGAGCGGGAGGTGGAGATCCTCCGGCGCCTGACCTCCGTGAACCAGGGGCCGTTCCCCAACGACGGGTTGAAGGCGATCTACCGGGAGGTCATCTCCGCGTCCCTCTCCCTCGAAAAGCCGCTCTCCGTGGCGTTCCTGGGCCCCAAGGCCACCTTCACCCACCTCGCGTGCCTGAAGCATTTCGGCGAGAGCGCCGAGTACGTTCCCCAGATCAACCTCTCCGGGGTGTTCGACGCGGTGAACCGGAACGCGGCCGACTTCGGGGTGGTGCCGATCGAGAACAGCAGCGAGGGGGTCGTCAGCAACACCCTCGACATGTTCGTCGACTACAACCTTCTCATCTGCGGGGAGATCCTCGTCGAGGTGGCGCACGACCTCCTGAACGTCACGGGCGACATCGACCACGTGAAGAAGGTCTACTCCCATCCGCACGCCATCGCCCAGTGCCGCGGCTGGCTCGAGCGGAACCTGCGCGAGGTCCCCGTCTTCGACGTCGAGAGCACGGCGCGCGCCGCGGAGCTCGCGGCGGACGACCCGGCGGCGGCGGCGATCGCCGGGGAGGCGGCCTCCAAGATCTACGGCCTGACGGCGATCCGGAAGCGGATCCAGGACAACATGAACAACTTCACCCGGTTCATCATCCTCGGGAAGCAGGCGTCGGTCCCGACGGGGGACGACAAGACCTCGATCCTCTTCTCCGGCCGGGACGAGGTCGGTGCGCTCTACCTGATGCTGCAGCCGTTCGCGAAGCACAACGTGAACCTGACCAAGATCGAGTCGCGGCCGGTCAAGACGAAGGCGTGGGAGTACCTCTTCTTCCTCGACATGTCGGGTCACCTCGCCGACCCGCCGGTCGCCCAGGCGCTCGAGGATCTGAAGGAGCGCGCCCAATACATCAAGATCCTGGGGTCGTACCCTCGGGCCTTCTAG
- a CDS encoding acetyl-CoA carboxylase carboxyltransferase subunit alpha: protein MILQYLDFERPIVDLENRLEQLKGIDDGMDKGIKEEIGKLERKVGKIRKEVFSNLTRWQITQLARHPNRPYLLDYVNLCFKNFVELHGDRAFRDDPPLVCGFAELEGQRVVLIGQQKGRNTNEKIQRNFGMANPEGYRKALRVMKMAEKFRLPVLTFIDTPGAFPGIGAEERGQSEAIARNLLEMSHLKTPIVVAVIGEGGSGGALAIGVGDEILMMEYSIYSVISPEGCASILWRDTAKAEVAAEMMKITAPDLKKFGVIDRIIPEPLGGAHRDHKAAGDALKAALLEALPPLLSMPVPQLLERRYRKFREMGAIKKKAGGAA, encoded by the coding sequence ATGATCCTCCAATACCTCGATTTCGAGCGGCCGATCGTCGACCTGGAAAACCGGCTCGAGCAGCTGAAAGGCATCGATGACGGGATGGACAAGGGCATCAAGGAAGAGATCGGGAAGCTGGAGCGGAAGGTCGGGAAGATCCGCAAGGAGGTCTTCTCCAACCTCACGCGCTGGCAGATCACCCAGCTCGCACGCCACCCGAACCGGCCGTACCTGCTCGACTACGTGAACCTCTGCTTCAAGAATTTCGTCGAACTGCACGGGGACCGGGCGTTCCGCGACGATCCGCCCCTGGTGTGCGGTTTCGCAGAGCTCGAGGGGCAGCGGGTCGTCCTCATCGGACAGCAGAAGGGGCGCAACACCAACGAGAAGATCCAGCGCAATTTCGGCATGGCGAATCCGGAGGGGTACCGCAAGGCGCTTCGCGTCATGAAGATGGCGGAGAAGTTCCGCCTCCCCGTCCTCACCTTCATCGATACCCCCGGGGCCTTCCCGGGGATCGGCGCCGAGGAGCGCGGCCAGTCCGAGGCGATCGCGCGCAACCTCCTGGAGATGTCCCACCTCAAGACCCCGATCGTCGTGGCCGTCATCGGCGAGGGTGGGAGCGGCGGGGCGCTGGCGATCGGGGTGGGGGACGAGATCCTGATGATGGAATATTCCATCTACTCCGTCATCTCCCCCGAGGGGTGCGCCTCGATCTTATGGCGCGACACGGCCAAGGCCGAGGTGGCGGCGGAGATGATGAAGATCACGGCCCCGGACCTGAAGAAGTTCGGGGTCATCGACCGGATCATCCCGGAGCCGCTGGGCGGCGCGCACCGCGACCACAAGGCGGCCGGCGACGCGTTGAAGGCGGCGCTGCTGGAGGCGCTCCCTCCGCTCCTGTCCATGCCGGTCCCGCAGCTCCTCGAGCGGCGCTACCGGAAGTTCCGGGAGATGGGGGCGATCAAGAAGAAGGCCGGGGGAGCGGCTTGA
- the miaA gene encoding tRNA (adenosine(37)-N6)-dimethylallyltransferase MiaA has protein sequence MTVERIVVLSGPTASGKSALALALAREFPLEIVNADSLQVYRHFDIGTAKPTSAERSEVPHHLIDVADPDEAYDAGRYVRDAERAIGEIRGRGKVPMLVGGTGMYIRALLRGLDPLPSDPRVREELSRRWEAEGGAALHAELARIDPGTSAKVHPSDRLRVLRALEIAVVAGVPPSRARASWSSVDARHGCLFLALWPNREALYRGIDARTEEMFRRGLPEEVRGLLARGFDRSLKPMKALGYRHAAAHLLDGVPLSETIEAVKRDTRRYAKRQVTWLSSEPDRVPIVPGDASRSPSEVVRIYLS, from the coding sequence ATGACCGTCGAGCGGATCGTCGTCCTCTCCGGGCCGACGGCCTCCGGGAAATCGGCCCTGGCCCTTGCCCTGGCGCGCGAATTCCCCCTGGAGATCGTCAACGCCGATTCCCTCCAGGTGTACCGGCACTTCGACATCGGCACCGCGAAGCCGACGTCGGCGGAGCGGAGCGAGGTCCCCCACCACCTGATCGACGTGGCGGATCCCGACGAGGCGTACGACGCCGGGAGATACGTCCGGGACGCGGAGCGGGCGATCGGGGAGATCCGGGGCCGGGGAAAGGTCCCGATGCTGGTCGGCGGGACCGGGATGTACATCCGGGCGCTGCTCCGGGGGCTGGACCCTCTCCCGTCGGACCCGCGCGTGCGGGAGGAGCTCTCACGGCGCTGGGAAGCGGAAGGGGGGGCGGCGCTCCACGCGGAGCTGGCGCGGATCGACCCCGGAACGTCCGCGAAGGTCCACCCCTCCGACCGGCTCCGGGTCCTTCGCGCGCTCGAGATCGCCGTGGTCGCCGGGGTCCCCCCCAGCCGGGCGCGCGCGTCCTGGAGCTCGGTGGATGCGAGGCACGGGTGCCTGTTCCTTGCCCTTTGGCCGAACCGGGAGGCGCTGTACCGCGGGATCGACGCCCGGACGGAGGAGATGTTCCGTCGCGGGTTGCCGGAAGAGGTCCGGGGACTCCTCGCCAGGGGATTCGACCGCTCCCTCAAGCCGATGAAGGCCCTGGGGTATCGCCACGCTGCGGCGCACCTTCTGGACGGGGTCCCGCTTTCCGAAACGATCGAGGCGGTGAAACGGGACACCCGCCGGTACGCCAAGCGGCAGGTGACCTGGCTCTCCTCGGAACCGGATCGGGTCCCCATCGTCCCGGGCGATGCGTCCCGCTCCCCCTCGGAAGTTGTCAGAATCTACTTGTCCTGA